From the genome of Trueperaceae bacterium, one region includes:
- a CDS encoding winged helix DNA-binding domain-containing protein gives MTEKLTAAEARRIFLAAQGLARKRSGPASRKRMRDYLNRQGVLQLDSVNVLARAHYLPLYSRHGAYDTAKLDEYLWSSGETFEHWGHEASVMPRDLLPALRHRMEHFDERWRRYLEKAQKDGRWELIAAVERELHEKGPLTSADLAHLEEEPRRNRGSWWDWSATKDALEYLFMTGRAAVAGRPNFQRLYATPAHVWGDAAHAPGLPKLQALQELFDRALRADWIGTVGDLGDHFRIKPTVAKPLAASAVERGLARWVRVEGWKEPALLASVALDPGRATGAALLSPFDPACWYRDRLERMFGMEYRIEIYTPAPKRKYGYYTLPFLLGDQMVGRVDLKADRKAGALVVKAAWAEEAPAPGAKRRAPGAVAEALASELRTMADWLTLSDVEVEPVGTLAGELASSVGRAHPAPR, from the coding sequence GTGACCGAGAAGCTGACCGCAGCCGAGGCGAGGCGCATCTTCCTCGCCGCCCAAGGCCTGGCGCGCAAGCGCTCAGGCCCCGCCAGCCGGAAGCGCATGCGCGACTACTTGAACCGCCAGGGCGTGCTGCAGCTCGACAGCGTGAACGTCCTGGCGCGCGCTCACTACCTACCCCTCTACTCGCGTCACGGCGCTTACGACACGGCCAAGCTCGACGAGTACCTCTGGTCGTCCGGCGAGACGTTCGAGCACTGGGGTCACGAGGCGTCCGTCATGCCGCGCGACCTCCTGCCGGCGCTGCGCCACCGCATGGAGCACTTCGACGAGCGGTGGCGCCGCTACTTAGAGAAGGCGCAGAAGGACGGCCGCTGGGAGCTCATCGCCGCGGTAGAGCGCGAACTGCACGAGAAGGGGCCGTTGACGAGCGCCGACCTCGCCCACCTCGAGGAGGAGCCGCGCCGCAACCGCGGGAGCTGGTGGGACTGGAGCGCCACGAAGGACGCCCTGGAGTATCTGTTCATGACCGGCAGGGCCGCCGTGGCCGGGCGGCCGAACTTCCAGAGGCTGTACGCCACCCCCGCGCACGTGTGGGGAGACGCCGCCCACGCGCCGGGCCTGCCGAAACTGCAGGCCCTGCAGGAGCTCTTCGACCGCGCGCTCCGCGCCGACTGGATCGGCACGGTCGGCGACCTCGGCGACCACTTCCGCATCAAGCCGACCGTCGCCAAACCGCTGGCCGCCTCGGCGGTCGAGCGCGGGCTCGCGCGCTGGGTGCGCGTGGAGGGGTGGAAGGAGCCCGCCCTCCTGGCCTCCGTAGCGCTGGACCCCGGCCGCGCGACGGGCGCCGCGCTCCTCTCCCCCTTCGACCCGGCGTGCTGGTACCGCGACAGGCTCGAACGGATGTTCGGCATGGAGTACCGCATCGAGATCTACACGCCGGCCCCGAAGCGCAAGTACGGCTACTACACGCTCCCGTTCCTGCTCGGCGACCAGATGGTCGGGCGCGTGGACCTGAAGGCCGACCGCAAGGCGGGCGCCCTCGTCGTGAAAGCCGCCTGGGCGGAGGAGGCGCCGGCACCCGGCGCCAAGCGGCGCGCCCCCGGAGCCGTCGCCGAAGCCCTGGCGAGCGAGCTACGGACCATGGCCGACTGGTTGACGCTCTCCGACGTCGAGGTCGAGCCCGTCGGCACCCTGGCGGGCGAGTTGGCGTCGTCCGTCGGCCGAGCGCACCCGGCCCCGCGGTAG
- a CDS encoding MFS transporter: MLGTRSLPRALRPFETGQYRLLAGALVASLFGSGVWAVAMVWEVIALGGGPTQLSAVAAAGAVGILGAVLIGGAVADRVPQKRILFTVEFCKSLVVGTVAVLALTGNLEVRYLVVAALVLGVADAFFYPAYSALLPAILPPQQLLAANGLEGMLRPAIQAAGGPALAGVLIAVSSPAHALLGVALFQLLAAVGLLSLKRTSVRRDVASGGNPLVAALTDIRDGLLYMVRTPWILATLLFACVMLLVIMGPIQVLLPFIVQGRLGGDAGAFAATLAAYGVGGGVGSLLMASWRLPRRYLTVMVLLWGLGSLPLLVVGFVTSLWPLLATMFVIGAVTSGANVIWGTLLQRRVPPELLGRVSSLDFFVSLALMPVSMALAGPVGERLGMTTTFAVAALVPPVLAVIAIFAARMPQDELAHPVHDAHPPGHALAQLADEALGVSGELQEDQGP, encoded by the coding sequence ATGCTCGGTACCCGTTCACTCCCCAGGGCTTTGCGTCCGTTCGAGACGGGCCAGTACCGCTTGCTCGCCGGCGCCCTGGTGGCGTCGCTCTTCGGCTCGGGCGTGTGGGCGGTCGCCATGGTCTGGGAGGTCATCGCCCTGGGCGGCGGGCCCACCCAGCTCTCCGCCGTCGCCGCGGCCGGGGCGGTCGGCATCCTCGGCGCCGTGCTCATCGGCGGCGCCGTCGCGGACCGCGTGCCCCAGAAGCGCATCCTCTTCACGGTCGAGTTCTGCAAGTCGCTCGTCGTCGGCACCGTGGCCGTGCTCGCCCTGACCGGCAACCTCGAGGTCCGCTACCTCGTCGTGGCGGCGCTCGTCCTCGGTGTGGCCGACGCGTTCTTCTACCCGGCCTACTCCGCCCTGCTGCCCGCCATCCTGCCGCCGCAGCAGCTGCTGGCCGCCAACGGGCTCGAGGGCATGTTGCGCCCCGCGATCCAGGCGGCCGGCGGGCCGGCGCTCGCCGGGGTGCTCATAGCCGTCAGCTCACCGGCCCACGCCCTCCTCGGCGTGGCGCTCTTCCAGCTCCTGGCCGCCGTCGGGCTCCTCTCGCTCAAGCGGACGTCCGTCCGGCGTGACGTCGCCTCAGGCGGCAACCCGCTCGTCGCGGCTCTGACGGACATCCGCGACGGCCTCCTGTACATGGTCAGGACCCCGTGGATCCTGGCGACCCTGCTCTTCGCGTGCGTCATGCTGCTCGTCATCATGGGACCCATCCAGGTCCTCCTGCCGTTCATCGTGCAGGGCCGCCTCGGCGGCGACGCAGGGGCGTTCGCGGCCACGCTGGCCGCGTACGGGGTGGGCGGCGGGGTGGGCTCGCTGCTCATGGCCTCCTGGCGGCTGCCGCGCCGGTACCTCACGGTCATGGTGCTCCTCTGGGGCCTCGGGAGCCTGCCCCTCCTCGTGGTCGGCTTCGTGACGAGCCTCTGGCCCCTCCTCGCGACGATGTTCGTGATCGGGGCGGTGACGTCCGGCGCCAACGTCATCTGGGGCACGTTGCTCCAGCGCAGGGTGCCGCCGGAGCTGCTCGGCCGCGTCTCGAGCCTCGACTTCTTCGTCTCCCTCGCGCTGATGCCCGTCTCGATGGCGCTCGCCGGCCCCGTCGGCGAACGCCTCGGCATGACCACTACGTTCGCCGTGGCGGCGTTGGTGCCGCCCGTGCTGGCCGTGATCGCCATCTTCGCGGCCCGCATGCCTCAGGACGAGTTGGCGCATCCGGTGCATGACGCGCACCCGCCTGGCCACGCCTTGGCGCAACTGGCCGACGAGGCCCTCGGCGTCTCCGGTGAGCTCCAGGAGGACCAGGGCCCCTAG
- a CDS encoding MarR family transcriptional regulator yields the protein MPGTFDLDDQHSDLNAKVVAALERLGTALRGLLRAEARKHGLSPIQLQLLIQIGQRAADEQVGALAERFDVTAPTVSDAVASLTAKGLVERRAGQDRRTVLLALTERGEGVKRAAEGWADGVTRHVADLAPAVRYAVFDGLTALIERLHDDGVVTVARMCRTCRFLRGGSALQEATFAGSAPYWCALLEIPLRNEDLRVDCPEHRPR from the coding sequence GTGCCCGGAACCTTCGACCTGGATGACCAGCACTCGGACCTGAACGCCAAGGTCGTCGCGGCCCTCGAGCGCCTCGGCACGGCCCTGCGTGGGCTGCTGCGCGCCGAGGCGAGGAAGCACGGCCTCAGCCCCATCCAACTGCAACTACTCATCCAGATCGGCCAGCGCGCCGCCGACGAGCAGGTCGGCGCGCTGGCCGAACGCTTCGACGTGACCGCCCCGACGGTGAGCGACGCCGTCGCGTCGCTGACGGCGAAAGGGCTCGTGGAGCGCCGCGCGGGCCAGGACCGCCGCACCGTGCTGCTCGCGCTGACGGAGCGGGGAGAGGGCGTGAAGCGCGCCGCGGAAGGGTGGGCCGACGGCGTGACGAGGCACGTGGCCGACCTCGCCCCCGCGGTGCGTTACGCCGTCTTCGACGGGCTCACGGCGCTGATCGAACGGCTGCATGACGACGGGGTCGTGACAGTGGCGCGAATGTGCCGGACCTGCCGGTTCCTGCGTGGGGGAAGCGCGCTCCAGGAAGCTACCTTCGCCGGGTCGGCACCGTACTGGTGTGCGCTCCTCGAGATCCCGCTACGGAACGAGGACCTGCGCGTCGACTGCCCCGAGCACCGACCGAGATAG
- a CDS encoding LysM peptidoglycan-binding domain-containing protein, with amino-acid sequence MWPFGKNAQGRVEDAIKDQELTAKLGLKVSVKDKVAFISGQVPNERYKNLLKAMATGINGIEDVDLTGITVAEEAQAAGAQAQAGAVVSTGTMASPAPGGSAGAAQPAVDPSALAKAALAGIKQEPSLQNNPLDVLQKGSTVVLRGAVDDQGEFDKARAIALAVPGVTGVDVSGLQVIAHASELNVTDKDGDVVYTVKSGDTLSHIALKYYGSAGRTSYMKIAEANGIADPNKIRVGQVLKIPGTTQGPDQVLA; translated from the coding sequence ATGTGGCCATTCGGTAAGAACGCGCAAGGTCGGGTAGAGGACGCCATCAAGGACCAGGAGCTCACCGCCAAGCTCGGCTTGAAGGTGAGTGTCAAGGACAAGGTCGCCTTCATCTCCGGCCAGGTCCCGAACGAGCGGTACAAGAACCTCCTCAAGGCCATGGCCACCGGCATCAACGGCATCGAGGACGTGGACCTGACCGGCATAACGGTGGCGGAGGAGGCCCAAGCGGCCGGTGCCCAGGCGCAGGCGGGCGCCGTGGTGTCTACCGGCACCATGGCGTCGCCAGCCCCTGGCGGCTCCGCCGGTGCGGCGCAGCCCGCGGTTGACCCGAGCGCGTTGGCCAAGGCCGCGTTGGCCGGTATCAAACAGGAGCCCAGCCTGCAGAACAACCCGCTCGACGTCCTCCAGAAGGGCAGCACCGTCGTGCTGCGCGGCGCGGTTGACGATCAGGGCGAGTTCGACAAGGCGCGCGCCATCGCGCTCGCGGTCCCCGGCGTGACGGGCGTGGACGTCTCCGGCCTCCAGGTCATCGCGCACGCCTCCGAGCTCAACGTCACGGACAAGGACGGCGACGTCGTCTACACCGTGAAATCCGGCGACACGCTCTCGCACATCGCCCTCAAGTACTACGGCAGCGCCGGCCGCACGAGCTACATGAAGATCGCCGAGGCCAACGGCATCGCGGACCCCAACAAGATCCGCGTCGGCCAGGTCCTCAAGATCCCCGGCACCACGCAAGGCCCCGATCAGGTCCTGGCCTAG
- the glmM gene encoding phosphoglucosamine mutase, with translation MSDRRYFGTDGVRGVAGIHPMTATFALRLGMALAETVRARTGDRPRLLIGMDTRRSGLMLAHAAAAGMTARGADVTWLGVLPTPGVSFLTRALGADAGLMVSASHNPFDDNGLKLFNRDGEKLSDEVEARLEELVEGLAADDGAALARVVGDGVGSVSVAKPWDGNGASPGSKAGPLDLYVKHLLDNAPYLDGMRLVVDCAHGASHLIAPQLFAKLGARLEVINAEPDGSNINVGCGSTHPDALARHVVAGGFEVGVTFDGDADRALLVDSKGRVVTGDHMLAITALSRGEPGLVATQMSNLGTETFLKERGVVMHRAKVGDRYVFEELKKHGLKLGGEQSGHLLFLDKAPTGDGMLTALMTLAAVRKSGKPLEAWMDEIPVYPQVLKNVAVTPGTRDRVAAAPVVAAAVTAAETELGAGGRILLRPSGTEPLVRVMVEGSDRDQVERLADQVVAAVRSATTVGADA, from the coding sequence ATGTCTGACCGGCGTTACTTCGGCACCGACGGCGTTCGTGGGGTCGCCGGCATCCACCCAATGACCGCGACCTTCGCGCTGCGCCTCGGCATGGCCCTGGCGGAGACGGTGCGCGCGCGTACGGGCGACAGGCCCCGCCTCCTCATCGGCATGGACACGCGCCGCTCCGGCCTCATGCTGGCCCACGCGGCCGCAGCCGGCATGACGGCCCGCGGCGCCGACGTCACATGGCTCGGCGTGCTGCCCACCCCGGGCGTGTCCTTCCTGACCCGCGCCCTCGGCGCCGACGCCGGCCTCATGGTGTCGGCGAGCCACAACCCCTTCGACGACAACGGCCTCAAGCTCTTCAACCGCGACGGCGAGAAGCTCTCCGACGAGGTCGAGGCCCGCCTCGAGGAGCTGGTCGAGGGCCTCGCAGCAGACGACGGGGCGGCCCTCGCCCGGGTCGTCGGCGACGGCGTCGGCAGCGTGAGCGTGGCGAAGCCGTGGGACGGGAACGGCGCCTCGCCCGGCAGCAAGGCGGGGCCGCTCGACCTCTACGTCAAGCACCTGCTCGACAACGCGCCGTACCTGGACGGCATGCGCCTCGTCGTCGACTGCGCCCATGGCGCCAGCCACCTGATCGCCCCGCAACTGTTCGCGAAGCTCGGCGCACGGCTCGAGGTCATCAACGCCGAGCCGGACGGGTCGAACATCAACGTCGGCTGCGGCTCGACGCACCCGGACGCCCTGGCGCGGCACGTGGTCGCGGGGGGGTTCGAGGTCGGCGTGACGTTCGACGGCGACGCCGATCGCGCCCTGCTCGTCGACTCGAAAGGGCGAGTCGTGACGGGCGATCATATGTTGGCCATCACCGCGCTGTCGCGCGGGGAACCCGGGCTCGTGGCCACCCAGATGAGCAACCTCGGGACGGAGACGTTCTTGAAGGAGCGCGGCGTCGTGATGCACCGGGCCAAGGTGGGCGACCGCTACGTCTTCGAGGAGCTCAAGAAGCACGGCCTCAAGCTGGGCGGCGAGCAGTCCGGTCACCTGCTCTTCCTGGACAAGGCGCCGACGGGCGACGGCATGCTGACCGCCCTCATGACCCTCGCCGCGGTGCGCAAGTCCGGCAAGCCGCTCGAGGCGTGGATGGACGAGATCCCCGTGTACCCGCAGGTACTGAAGAACGTCGCGGTGACGCCCGGCACCCGGGACCGCGTGGCGGCGGCGCCCGTCGTGGCCGCTGCCGTGACCGCGGCCGAGACGGAGCTCGGCGCCGGTGGGCGCATCCTGCTCAGGCCGAGCGGCACGGAGCCCCTCGTGCGCGTGATGGTCGAGGGCTCGGACCGCGACCAGGTCGAGCGCCTGGCCGATCAGGTGGTCGCGGCGGTCAGGAGCGCCACGACCGTTGGCGCCGACGCGTAG